Proteins encoded within one genomic window of Festucalex cinctus isolate MCC-2025b chromosome 18, RoL_Fcin_1.0, whole genome shotgun sequence:
- the rnf167 gene encoding E3 ubiquitin-protein ligase RNF167, with protein MLQQSGCWVGVRFTLLAVTFCCLASSPTHAYIYAHYKNMTMLFEDLPALFGSPLPKEGIMGVLVVSRPLNACATIDPPPPLPPFYDANVTKFIALIRRYDCNFDRKVLHAQQAGYSAAIVHNMYSDSLLNMNYSNDTIAEEIDIPSVFTSYYASEVLKSFIIPDQGAYVILKPEFAFPLSYYLIPFTGVVGMIILVMFIILVIRCAQHRKRLRKNRLSREQLKRIPTHKFSKGDDYDVCAICLDEYEEGDKLRVLPCSHAYHCKCVDPWLTQTKKTCPVCKQRVTRSNPEHAESESEEETGGRGEEEEEGTEGEADSERTPLLRSSNQGSPSGGPGAYSATTVTTAQCIVSPAHDDNSPVLGYEDYYSPQEDTDSESDDTEDERHVEDDGAQLIGRGAVHI; from the exons ATGCTTCAGCAAAGTGGGTGCTGGGTGGGAGTGCGTTTCACTCTCCTTGCCGTCACTTTCTGCTGCTTGGCGTCCTCGCCCACACATGCATATATCTATGCT cattataaaaatatgaccatgctATTCGAGGATCTACCGGCATTGTTTGGATCTCCGCTTCCTAAGGAAGGGATCATG GGAGTCTTGGTGGTGTCCCGTCCTCTTAATGCCTGTGCAACAATCGACCCTCCTCCTCCACTGCCGCCATTTTATGATGCCAACGTCACCAAATTCATAGCCCTCATCAGACGCTATGATTGCAATTTTGATCGAAAG GTCCTGCATGCGCAACAAGCTGGGTACAGTGCTGCAATCGTTCATAACATGTACTCGGACTCTTTGCTCAATATGAACTACAGCAATG aTACTATCGCAGAGGAGATTGACATCCCCTCAGTGTTTACCAGCTACTATGCATCAGAAGTTCTCAAGAGTTTCATAATTCCAGACCAAGG AGCCTATGTAATTCTCAAGCCAGAATTTGCTTTCCCGCTCTCATACTACCTGATTCCCTTCACCGGAGTGGTCGGCATGATAatccttgtaatgtttattatCTTG gTTATACGCTGTGCACAGCACAGAAAAAGGCTGAGAAAAAACCGCTTGTCCAGGGAACAACTGAAGCGGATTCCTACTCACAAATTCAgtaaag GAGATGACTATGATGTGTGTGCCATTTGCTTAGACGAGTATGAAGAAGGAGACAAACTGCGAGTTTTACCCTGTTCGCATG CCTACCACTGCAAATGTGTGGACCCGTGGCTGACCCAGACCAAGAAGACGTGCCCCGTATGCAAACAGCGAGTCACCCGCAGCAACCCCGAGCACGCCGAGTCCGAGTCCGAGGAGGAAACTGGAGGCcggggagaagaagaagaagaaggaacggAGGGTGAGGCCGACTCGGAGCGCACCCCTCTGCTCCGCTCATCCAACCAGGGTTCCCCCTCCGGGGGTCCGGGGGCATATTCCGCCACTACGGTCACCACCGCTCAGTGCATCGTCTCGCCGGCTCACGACGACAATTCCCCCGTCCTGGGTTACGAAGACTACTATTCCCCCCAGGAGGACACGGACTCCGAAAGCGATGACACCGAAGATGAGCGGCATGTTGAGGATGACGGCGCTCAGCTGATTGGTAGGGGCGCAGTGCACATCTGA